Genomic DNA from Rubripirellula tenax:
GCACAATGTCTGCTAAAAATGAGTCTCGTCCAATTTCGGGCATGCCGAAAAAGCGAAAGTGGGGCAGCGTCAACCCGACGATTGTCAGCATCAAAACGCTGACAAAGCACGCAGTCCACAAGCGACATGTCGCGCGAGAATCGGCCATCCATCGATCGAGACCGAACGTGATCGCGATGATCGTCGACGTTTGAAAAATCAAACCAGTGGCGACTTCGCTCAACAGCATCTCATTCATTCGGATGATTCCAGTTTCTTTGCCGCCTCGCGGAGTGCTTCGATATCGTCCTTGGAAACATGGTCGGACTGCATCAGACTTAGTACCAGTGATCGGACGGATCCGCCGAACAACAGGTCCGTCAATTCGGCCAGCATGCCGACTTGAACTTGCTCGCGCGTCACCGATGGCAGGTACGTGTACGCGCGGCCGATCTTTTCGCCACGATGAACGATGCCTTTTTCTTCCAGAATTTTCATCGTCGTCATGACCGTCGTGTAGGCCAGATCGCGATCGATGGCTTCGACGACGTCGCCCACCGTCACTCGTCCTTGCGTCCAAACGGCATCCATAACTTCGGCTTCGCACTTCGTGATTTGAATTCGATTCATTGGAGCGTTTCTTAAAGTTCAGTCGTTGAATTTGTTGCGTAACAATCGATGCCAGGCTATTGCATTCTCAAACGTGCCAATTGGTGGTACTCGTGTAGGTCAATGTTCTCGGTAATGAAGCTGACGTGGCCGTCGGCCCAAAGGAAGTTTGCGCCGCCGGGATGGCGACTAGAAAATTCGCACTCGTCCGCCACGGGGCTGTTGATGCCTTCCAGTGTCGATCCGACCAACCGCGCGGCTGCGTCCTCGCCATTCAGGTCCACACCCAACCAAGTCGAAGGAACGAACGCCATCGTTCGCTCGCCGACCGCAAGCGTCTCGCTCAGTCCTCGTTCGAAGTCCCGAAACCGAACGCGGCGGTTTTCTAAGAAGGCCCCGTCACCGATCGGTGCCGGAATCCCATCGTCGGGTTCGATCGTGCCGAATACGCCGACGTAGTTCGCAGTCGGCAGTTGGATCAACGGCATCGCAGTAAACGGCAAAATGGTCCGGTAGCCGGACAGGTCGTTTTCATCTTCATCATCGTCGTCTTCGTCCTCGCTAAAAAGCGTGAAGACAGGTTCGGTCAAATCAGATGGGCAAAGCAGCGTGGCGATCGGCGTGCGTCTGGCTGTTTCGTGGCGCGGATGATGGATGGAGAGGGTTACATCGATCGTTTCCATCAACGCCGGTTCGCCCAAATACGGCAGCGTCGGCACGACCCATCCGTAGGCCGACTGTTGCGATTGATCGAACTGCCAACCGACGGGGAGGCTGCCGAGAGTTTGATGGTGGTTGTGCAGCGCGATTCCGATTTCTCGCATGTGATCGACGCAAACGACTCGCCGGGCTGCCTCGCGAGCCGAACCGATCGCAGGCAAGACGATCGCGACCAGGATGCCAATGATGGCAATCGTGACCAACAGCTCCAGGACGGTTAATCCTGTTCGTTTCTGTGATCGCGGGGTCTCAGCAACCGCCGATTCGATCGAATTGGCCGATCGCCAACCGCTGTGGCCATCCATTCGTGAAGCTCCGTAGTCCGTGCGAGTATTTGTCGATACTATTAACCTTTTCGTTTTTAAGCAACGGCATCATCGAATGCCGTTTTCGGTTGGGTGCAGGCACGCCCCGTACGGCATTCATTCGAGATTGGGATGATTCGGATTCTGTGCGATGGTTACCGCGTCGATTTGTTGGATCAGATCCACGACCTGCTCGTGAACGGCTTCGATGGACGATACGACCAGGACCTGTCCGACCACGGTGATCGTGCTGGGGCCGCCAAGAAGATCCCAAGTGTCCGGAACAACGGCGCCATGAATCGCTTCGACCAGTTGTTCGGCGTTGCCGATGATCGAGTCGGGAATGGGGTACACCCGAGCGATCAAGTCCATCTCGGCCGCCTCGATGGTCGTCACGATCAGAATTTCGTTTTTGATCATGTAGGTCAGTTCAAGGTCGCGCAACATCAGCGTCAAGAAACTCCGTAGCGAAACCCCCGTCAGGCTCAGGTTGACCGGTTCAGTTGCGGAAAGCCCAATCTCCTCGAGTGATCGGACGTCAACCAAAATGGGGACGTCGTAGGCTTGGGAAAGTTCGGCGACCGCTTCTCGAAGCGGTTTGTCGACGAACGCTCCCTCGCCAACCAAGGACAGTTTCTTTCGGATGGATTGTTCGGCTGTTAGACCTTCGGTCGTCTTGCCGGTGACCTTCGTCGTTCGGACAGTTGGTTTTGCTGCCTCCGCACCGCCGCCAAACGGATCCGAGCCCGGAGCACCACCAAACGGATCTGAGACCTGAGCCAATAGGGTTCCGCAGAAGAACAACGAGCCCACCAAGCTTGTAACCAGTCGAATTGCCATGTTCATCGCCGTCGAAAAGAGGTTGAGAAGAGAGTTCAGTCGTGAGCTTCGAGCGATGGGTTGCGTTCAACCGTCGCCGAAACGGACGCTTTGCTAACATCCCATTGTCGCGGATCCTCATGCGCGGTGCAATCGAATCTGTGCCGCTTAAACGGATCCATCACCTGACGCCGACTTCGTTCATCCGGTAATTTGGGCGATGAATGTTTTTCCGTTACCGCGAGCCGGTCATGTTTGTCCAAAAGCCAGTTTCCAGCGACGACGATCGACCCAATATCGTCTTCATCATCACCGACCAGCAGCGCTACGACACGATTGCCGCATTGGGTTTTCCGCACGTCGAAACGCCGAATCTGGATCGGCTGGTTCGCGAGGGTGTTTCGTTCGACCAGTGTCACGTGACCGCCGCCAGTTGTGCAGCCGCACGCGCCAGTTTGTTCAAAGGCTACTACCCGCATACGACGGGGATCTTGAAGAACGCCGATGCATGGCGACGTAGCTGGGTCGAGCGGCTGAACGAGGCCGGGTACTTTTGTACCAACGTTGGCAAGATGCACTCTTGGCCGTTCCAAACGGAACTTGGATTTCACGAACGCTACGTCGTCGAGAACAAGGACCGCTATCTCGAGGGCCGATACTTCTTTGACGAATGGGACAAGGCACTGCGTTATCGTGGGTTGGTCAAACAACAGCGCGAGTTTTACCGCCGGCGGGAGGACTACGCGTCGTGCCTGGGCGCGTTCGATTGGGAACTTCCCGACGACACGCACCCGGACATGTTTGTCGGCGACATGGCGACTTGGTGGATCGAATCGAAACCCATGACGCGGCCGCTGTTTTTGCAAATCGGCTTCCCCGGGCCGCACCCGCCGTACGATCCGATTCCTCGGTACGCAAAACCTTATCTCGAAAAGGCGTTGCCAATGTTGGGGGTCACGCGTGACGAGCTCGATTCCCAGCCGGCGGCGTTGAAAGAGCTTCGTCAACACAACCAAGTTGTCGATCACGATTCGATCATCATGGATTTGAATCCGACGGACGACCAACGCCATCGCCAGCGCGCCTACTATTTGGCCAACGTCACAATGATCGACGAGAAAGTCGGCCAGATCATGTCGGCACTCGAATCGAAAGGCTATCTCGAAAACACGATCGTGATCTTTACCAGCGATCACGGCGACTGCTTGACGGATCACGGGCACAGTCAAAAATGGACGATGTACGATCAAATCACGCGAGTGCCGATGATCGTTTGGTCCCCGTCACGATTCGGCGCCGGCCGTCGCATCGGTCCGCTGGTTCAACAAATGGATATCGGGCCGACGATTTTGCAGTGGGCGGGGGTCGAAGTTCCAGCCGATTGGGAAGCCCAGTCGCTAGCGGCGGCATTCGATCCCGCAGCGGACTTTGCCGGTCGACCGTTCGTTTACTGTGAACAAGCCGGCGACGCGGTGTTGACCGGTGCGACGTTCATGTCCATGGTTCGCGATCGAACCCACAAGCTGGTGCATTTTTTGGATCAACCCGATGGTCAATTATTCGACCTCGTGTCGGATCCGGATGAAGTGGTCAACATGTGGGACGACTCGGCGGCCGGGGCCGACAAAGAGCGATTACTGGCGGAACTGCTGCAGTGGCGAATTCGCAGCGGTGTGCATACAAAAGATTGGTGCCAGGATTGGCGCTAGAACAATCATCCGAAACGACTCAGAAACATCCCAAGGAACCGAGATGAAATCGATTTATATTCTAACTGCCCTTTGGGTGGCTACGACCGTCGTCGCCCAGGATGCGACGTCACCATCCCCTGCGAACAAAGTTGCAGTGACCGATGTTGCAGTGGTCGATGTTGCCGCAGGCGAAAAAGTGTCCGGGATCGACCAGTCGCTGCTGAGCGATTCGGTGCCTGCGGGCGAGAACTTTTACCTGTACGCCAATCAAGTTTGGCTCGACAACACCGAGATTCCGGGTGACAAGTCGAACTACGGAATCTTTACTGTGCTTGACGACCAGACGCGTGAACAAGTGCGAACGTTGATCGAAAAAGCCGCCGAAGCGAAGAGCAAGGCTGGGACGGCGGCGCAAAAGGTCGGCGATCTGTATCGCAGCGTTCTCGACATCGACGCACGCAATCAGGCAGGCGTTGGGCCGATCAAACCGATGCTCAAGTTGATCGATGCGGCGACGACCAAAGCCGAGTTGGCTTCCGTGATGGGCCAACTGAACCGAATGGGGATCTACGGTCCGTTCGCTCCCTATGTCGATGTGGATGCACGCGACAGTGATGCGTACACGGTCTATGTCACGCAAACGGGGCTGACGCTTCCCGACCGCGATTATTACCTGGAAGACGAGGAACGCTATGTCGAACTGCGCGAAAAGCTAAAGGCTTACATCGCCGACATGCTCAGCTTCCTCGATCCTGTCGACAATTCGAAGAATGCAGAAGCAATTTTTAACGTCGAAAAGGCAATCGCGACGCATCACTGGACCAAAGTCGACAATCGCGATCCCATCGCGACGTACAACAAAAAGACAAGCGAAGAAATTCAGGCGATGTTGGGGGCCTTTGATTGGTCCGCGTATGCGAAGTCGCTAGGCATCGACAAGGCAAGCGAGTTTGTCGTTCGCCAGCCGAGTTACTTGGAATCGTTTGGGCAGATGTTCGACGATACGTCGCTGGGCGACCTGAAGGATTATTTGCGTTTGCGAGTGGTTGATTCGTACGGCGATAACCTGAGCGCGACGATCGAGAAACGGCATTTCGATTTTCACGAGACGGACGTCAGCGGTGTTACCGAGCAAGAACCGATGTGGAAACGGGGTGTCAACATCACCGGCAGCGTTTTGGGTGAGTTGGTGGGGCAGCTTTACGTCGAAAAGCACTTTCGACCCGAAGCCAAGAGCCGCATGAACGAGTTGGTCGAAAATTTGAAGATAGCATTCGCCGCTCGGATCGAAACGCGCGATTGGATGGGCGAAGGAACTAAGAAACAGGCTCTCGAAAAACTGTCGATGTTCACGACCAAAATCGGTTACCCCGATGAGTGGAAAGACTATTCAGGTCTGCAAATCAGTTCGCCGATACTGGCCGTCAATCTGATTGCGGCATCGGAGTTTGAAACGATCCGAGAACTGGACAAGCTTGGTGCACCGATTGATCGAAACGAGTGGCACATGACACCGCAAACGATCAACGCGTATTACAACCCGACGATGAACGAGATCGTATTTCCGGCGGCTATTTTGCAACCGCCGTTCTTCAACTTGGCGGCTGACGATGCCGTCAACTATGGCGGTATCGGCGCCGTGATTGGACACGAGCTGTCGCACGGTTTCGACGATAAGGGAAGCGAATACGACGGCAAAGGCAATTTGCGGAAGTGGTGGACCGATTCAGATCGCGAAGAATTCGAACGACGTACCGCGGGACTGGTCGATCAATACAATGCATTTGAACCGATCGAGGGAAACACGGTAAACGGCGAATTGACGCTTGGCGAAAACATCGGCGACCTGGGTGGTTTGAGTGTCGCCTATCACGCTTACCAACTCTCGCTCGACGGTAAGCCGGCCCCTTTTATCGATGGTTTGACCGGCGACCAACGTTTCTTTCTTGGTTGGGGCCAAGTTTGGCGACGTTTGTACCGAGAGCCTGAATTGTTGAAACGGTTGATCACCGACCCGCACAGTCCCAGTGAGTATCGGGTCAATGGAATCGTCCGCAACATGGACGCGTGGTACGCGGCATTCGGGATCAAGCCCGATGATGTCTTGTATCTGAAACCGGAAGATCGCGTTCGCATCTGGTAACGGCTAGCTCTCTTCCTCTCACCGACGAAACGCTCTTTATGACGACTGCCGAAACTGAGATCAACGAACGACCCTGGGAAGAGCTCGCAAGATCGATCGAGACGGGTGATGCGGCGATCGTGAAGGCGTATTTAGATACGCTGCCAGCGACCGACCAGTCGCTGGCGTTGGACCGGTTGAGTGACGAGAACAAGCAGGCCGTCCTTGCGATTCTTGACCCCGAGGACGCGGCGGATCTGGTTTCGCTGCTGCCGGACGTCCAGGCAATCGAATTGATGGAAGACTTGCTGCCCGAAACGGCCGCATTGATCATTGATGAACTTCCTAGCAACCTGAAGGCCGACTTGATCGGCGAGATGGAGCAGGAAGACGCGACGGCGATTCTGAACGAGATGGAACCGCAGGCTGCGGCGGACTGTCTGCGGTTGTCCAAGTACGAGGACGACGAAGCTGGCGGGTTGATGGTGACCGAGTTGTTGAAGTATCCGGTCGTATGGACCGGTGCCCAGGTCATCTCGGATCTAGGAGATCACGCCGACGAGTATCGCGACTACGACGTCCAGTACGCGTATCTTGTCGACGATGACGATCGGCTGGTTGGCGTTCTGCGGATGCGAGACTTGTTGTTGTCGAAGCGGGGCACACCGCTGGCTGAGAACATGATTTCGAACCCGTTGTCCGTTTTCGATACGACGTCGATCGAAGACTTGATCGATCTTTTTGATCGTCATCATTTCTTCGGCGTTCCCGTCGTGACGCAGGAACATCGCTTGATTGGCGTCGTTCACCGGGCGTCCGTCGAAGAGGCGCGTGCCGAGCAACATGACTCGGACTTTTTGAAGACTCAGGGCATCGTCGGCGGTGAAGAGATTCGGTCGATGCCGTTGTTGGTTCGGTCACGCCGCCGATTGGCGTGGCTGAGTGTGAATATCGTTCTGAACATGGTCGCCGCCAGTGTGATCGCGGTTTACCAAGACACGCTTTCGTCAGTCATTGCGTTGGCGGTATTCTTGCCGATCATTTCGGACATGAGCGGGTGTAGTGGCAACCAAGCCGTCGCGGTCAGTTTGCGAGAGTTGTCGTTGGGATTGGTTCGCGAAACCGAATGGAGGCGAGTTTGGTTAAAAGAAGTTTCCGTCGGCATCATCAACGGCATCGCGCTGGGTTTGTTGATCGCATTGGTCAGCTACGTCTGGAAAGGCAACGCATACCTGGGTTTCGTAGTCGGCTTGGCACTTTGCCTCAACACGATGGTCGCCGTATCCATCGGCGGGTTGGTACCGTTGGTTTTGAAGCGATTCAAGGTTGATCCGGCGATCGCCGCCGGCCCGATTCTGACAACGGTGACCGACATGTGCGGCTTCTTTTTAGTGCTCAGCATCGCCAGCGCATTGCTGGACAAGTTGCAGTAGTCGTCGTCGCATTGGTGAAGGCGCCGAACGCTTCGCTTAGGTATAGTCTTCCATCGGTGGGCACGAGCACACCAGGTTGCGATCGCCGTAGGCATTGTCGATTCGTCCGACCGTGGGCCAGAATTTGTTGTCACGTAACCACGCTTTGGGCCACGCCGCTTGCTCGCGTGAGTAAGCGTGTGACCAATCGTCCGACGTCACGACACCGAGCGTATGCGGTGCATGTTTCAGCGGGTTGTCTTCGCGGTCGGCGGTCCCATTTTCTATGGCGGCGATTTCCCCGCGGATGGCGATCATCGCATCACAGAAGCGATCCAATTCATCTTTGGATTCACTCTCGGTAGGTTCGATCATCAACGTACCGGGCACCGGCCATGACATCGTTGGACCGTGGAAACCGTAGTCCATCAATCGCTTGGCGATGTCTTCGATCTTTAGGTTCGCGGATTTTTCAAAGTCGCGGCAATCAATGATGAATTCGTGGGCAACGCGTCCATCAACGTCGGTGTAAAGCACGTCGAAGTGTTTCGACAAACGCTGGGCCATGTAGTTGGCGTTCAAAATTGCGACTTGAGTTGCCTTTTTCAATCCGGCCGATCCCATCATTGCAATGTAAACGTAGCTGATCGTCAAAATGCTGGGGCTTCCATAGGGTGCCGCCGAAACGGGACCGATCGCGAATTCACCCGCGGTGTCGGGGCGTTGAACCGGGTGACCGGGCAGAAACGGTACCAACTGCTCCGCGACACCGATTGGACCCATCCCGGGGCCGCCACCGCCGTGGGGAATGCAGAACGTTTTGTGCAGATTCAAGTGACAGACGTCGGCGCCGCACTTGCCGGGACTGGTCAGTCCGACCTGTGCGTTCATGTTGGCGCCGTCCATATAAACTTGACCGCCGTTGTCATGGATAATGTCGCACACTTGTTTGATGGTGGCTTCGAAAACGCCGTGCGTCGACGGGTACGTCACCATCAGCGCCGAAAGATTGTCGCGATGCGATTCTGCTTTCGTACGCAAATCGTCGACATCGATGTCGCCTCGTTCGTCGCATTTGATGGCGACCACCTTCATGCCAGCCATCACTGCCGAAGCCGGGTTGGTTCCGTGTGCCGATGTGGGGATCAAACAGATGTCGCGAACGTTCTGGCGTCCTTCCTTGGCGGCAACGTGTTCGTGATACGCGCGGATCACCAACAGCCCCGCGTATTCCCCTTGCGCGCCGGCATTGGGCTGCAACGACACCGCCGCAAAACCCGTGACTTCGCAAAGCCAACGTTCAAGTTCGCGAAACATTTGCGTGTAACCGCGCCACTGCGTATCGGGCGCGAACGGGTGAATCCCGCCGAACTCGGGCCATGTGACGGGGATCATTTCGCTGGTCGCGTTCAGCTTCATTGTGCACGATCCGAGCGCGATCATCGAATGAGCAAGCGACAGATCGCGTCCCATCAATTGGAAGATGTAACGCAACATTTGCGTTTCGCTGCGATGGCTGTGAAAGACCGGGTGCGTCATGAACTCGCTCGTCCGGGCGAGTGATCCGAAGTCCATCATGCCTTCGTCGGCTGCTTCGGCAACGAGCGCGTCTACGTCGAATCCGGTGTAGTGTCCGAAATTGAATGCGGCCAACAGATCCGCGACCAAACCGCGATCGGCGGTCTCGTCCAGCGTCACACCCAGCGTGCCGTCGTCGTATTCTCGCAAATTGATGTGGCGTTCGCGGGCCGCGTCCGCAACTTGTCGTGCTGCATGGGTGCGGCCCTTCCCAAGCGTGATTCGGATCGTGTCGAAGATCGGTCCGTCACCGATGATCGTATGACCGAGTCGGCTCAAGCCTTTGGCAAGGGCGCACGTGTAGGCCTGGGTCCGGCGTGCGATTTGTGTCAAGCCGTCGGGACCATGGTAGACGCCATAGAACGAGCTGATGATCGCAAGTAGCGCCTGAGCGGTGCAGATATTGCTGGTCGCCTTGTCGCGCCGAATGTGTTGCTCGCGAGTCTGGATGGCCATTCGCAAAGCACGATTGCCGTTGGCGTCTTTTGATACTCCGATCAAGCGACCGGGCAACTTACGAGCGTGTTTATCGTGCGTCGAAATGAATGCGGCATGAGGCCCGCCCAAGCCCATCGGCACGCCGAACCGTTGTGCGCTGCCGACACAGACATCGGCACCCCATTGGCCCGGCGGCTCAAGGATCGTCAGCGCCAACAAGTCGGCTGCTGCGACGACTAGGCAACCGTGATCAGCAGCGCGGGCCGTCAGTTCACGGTAGTCAACGATGCGACCATCGGTCGTCGGGTACTGAATCAACAGTCCGCATAAACCACCAGCATGATCAAAGTCGATATCCTCGATCGGTCCGATCTTCAAATCGACACCCAACCCGCGTGCTCGCGTTTCCAACAGTGCAAGCGTTTGAGGATGGCACTGGTCGCTCGCGTAAAAGCCGACTTTCTTGTGATTGTGAATGGCCACGCACATGCCCATCGCTTCGGCGGCCGCGGTGGCTTCATCCAACAGGCTGGCGCCGGCGAGGGGCAATCCCGTCAAGTCGGCGATCATGGTTTGGAAGTTCAGCAGTGCTTCCAATCGTCCTTGCGAGATCTCAGCTTGATAAGGGGTGTATTGGGTGTACCAACCGGGGTTTTCCAAAACGTTACGAAGGATCACTGGCGGCGTAACGGTACCGGTATAGCCCATGCCGATACAGCTTCGATAAACCTTGTTCTTACTCGCGATCGACTTGAGTGCGTTAAGAAATTCAGCTTCGCCACGTGGCGCTGGGATATCGAGTTCGCGGTCCAAGCGAATCTCGGCCGGCACGGTTGCCGTGGTCATTTCATCAAGCGTTTTGAAGCCCAGGCTGGACAGCATTTCCGACAATTCTGCATCCGAGGGGCCGATGTGGCGGCGGATGAATCCGTCGGCAAAATCCAGCAAACTTTGCGGATCGGCGTCACCTAGATGGACGGTGTGGAGGTCGCGAGCGGTTGAGACGGTGCTCATCGGGGGCATTCCAAGACTGTGCCGAAAGGATATTGGGTTTCTGAACGGATATCCTAGAGGCGTCGCCCACGATTTGTCACTGGGCTAATTCGTCACAGCGATCACTGGCACAGTCATCGCGGTCGGATCTAACACCACAATGACTGGGCGGCCACTACGGCGTCGGGCCCACTGTTTCAGCTCGAAACCCGTGCACCAAGCCGCATGGCGCAGCCGTGGCAGCAACGTCGGTGCAACGGCTCGGACGCGGAACAGACGATGCGACTCGGTCGCAAAACGAGACTTGTACATTTCGTCGCCCCGCATGAAGTCCAGGCCCTTCAGCCCGCGAGCGTACAGTTCCATAATGCCGTCGATGCACATCAATCGTCCGGGTTCCATGTCGGCGTATTCGATGTCGTATCCAGCGCTATAGCTATAAAGCACTCCATTGTTGCCGATCATTTTCAGTTCACCGGCGATCGGGACGCCTTCGTGTTTGATGACGGCCAGGTAGAGTTGTCCGCGGCTTAGAAAGTCTTTTGCCGACCCGAAGATGAATTTGCAGAAGTCTTCGTTCGCAAAGCTGCCGCATTCACCAGCCGCAACCCAACGGCGTTGGTGCATGTCCATCACGAATCCCAGCAGTTCGTCCACCTGGGCGTCCGTCTGGGCAACGACCTTCTCAAGTGTTTGCAGTTTTTCAGACCAACGTCGCATTTGGCGTCGTTGCGTCTTGCCGTGACGTTTCAAGTGGTCGTCCCAATTCGCGTCGGCCGGGCGATACCAAACGCTCATCCGGCTTTGCGCGTGCAACGTGGCACCACCTTCTTTCAATCCCGATGCGAATGCCGCCATTGGTTCGTCGCCTTCGAGGACCCCGTCAATATCCAGGACTTCCCAACCGTGATCCGACGATGCGGCTTCCTTCGCCAAATGCAGCCCCATTGCGCGAGCGACTTCGACGGCGTCGGCTTCGCTTGCCAGCACCGAAACATGGTCCGTACAAGCTTCGCCGTCGCCGATCATTGACAGCACACCGCCGCCGACGTGGTACAGCGGCAGCAACCCGCGAAGGTTTCCGGCTTCGTCACGTGCCACGACGACGTGCGCCGTTTTGCCTTCGCCCAGTGATTCCCACCATGGCCCAAGCCACGAAGTTTCGCGAAACGGAACGCCCCGTGACAACCGGTTCCAGGCGTCCTTGTCGTTGAGCAAGCTGGCGATATCGTGGGTAGTGTCAATCGTGAACATAGGAAACGCCGTGGCGCCGGTTGAATTTTGGGGCGGACCGAGGGATTGGTTGTCGGATGAAAAAACCTAGGCCGTGGTCGAACGATGTATCGATGGGAAGTCGGCATTCCTATTACAATGCCAGCGGTCCCGAAGCCGCCGTCGCTGCTCAATCGGTGCAATCGGCACGACCCGCACGAACTTTCTGACCCTTTGATTCGAGATTCGCTGGCATGGCATCCTTCACAAGAAACCGATTCGCGTCCTCCCTTTTGATCGTCGCCACAACGGTCGCCGCGTCGGTCGGCGTCGCCGATTCACCGGTCGCTTCAGAAACACCGGTCGCTTCAGAAACACCGGTTGCTGCCGCCCCTTGGGCGCGTTTCCATGGCGTCGACGGACTGGGGCAAGTGGCCGACGGAACCTTGCCGGCCGTTTGGACGAACGATGACTACACGTGGACTCGTAAATTGGGATCTCGCGATGTTTCGTCGCCGATCGTTTTCGAGGATCACGTTTTCCTGTTGGTATCGAAGCCTGGTGAACAGAAAATTGCCGTCGAGTCGGTCGATCTTGGGACCGGTAAGTTGCGATGGTCGAAGTCGTTTGATCAAGCACCTCACCATCTGCACGCGCGAAATACGCTTGCGGCCAGCACTCCCGCGGCGGATAGCGAATTCGTTTTCGTTGCTTGGTCCGATCCGACGCACACGATGTTGAAGTGTTTCGACCACAACGGCAACGAAGTCTGG
This window encodes:
- a CDS encoding DUF1559 domain-containing protein; this translates as MDGHSGWRSANSIESAVAETPRSQKRTGLTVLELLVTIAIIGILVAIVLPAIGSAREAARRVVCVDHMREIGIALHNHHQTLGSLPVGWQFDQSQQSAYGWVVPTLPYLGEPALMETIDVTLSIHHPRHETARRTPIATLLCPSDLTEPVFTLFSEDEDDDDEDENDLSGYRTILPFTAMPLIQLPTANYVGVFGTIEPDDGIPAPIGDGAFLENRRVRFRDFERGLSETLAVGERTMAFVPSTWLGVDLNGEDAAARLVGSTLEGINSPVADECEFSSRHPGGANFLWADGHVSFITENIDLHEYHQLARLRMQ
- a CDS encoding BlaI/MecI/CopY family transcriptional regulator, with protein sequence MNRIQITKCEAEVMDAVWTQGRVTVGDVVEAIDRDLAYTTVMTTMKILEEKGIVHRGEKIGRAYTYLPSVTREQVQVGMLAELTDLLFGGSVRSLVLSLMQSDHVSKDDIEALREAAKKLESSE
- a CDS encoding M13 family metallopeptidase, whose protein sequence is MKSIYILTALWVATTVVAQDATSPSPANKVAVTDVAVVDVAAGEKVSGIDQSLLSDSVPAGENFYLYANQVWLDNTEIPGDKSNYGIFTVLDDQTREQVRTLIEKAAEAKSKAGTAAQKVGDLYRSVLDIDARNQAGVGPIKPMLKLIDAATTKAELASVMGQLNRMGIYGPFAPYVDVDARDSDAYTVYVTQTGLTLPDRDYYLEDEERYVELREKLKAYIADMLSFLDPVDNSKNAEAIFNVEKAIATHHWTKVDNRDPIATYNKKTSEEIQAMLGAFDWSAYAKSLGIDKASEFVVRQPSYLESFGQMFDDTSLGDLKDYLRLRVVDSYGDNLSATIEKRHFDFHETDVSGVTEQEPMWKRGVNITGSVLGELVGQLYVEKHFRPEAKSRMNELVENLKIAFAARIETRDWMGEGTKKQALEKLSMFTTKIGYPDEWKDYSGLQISSPILAVNLIAASEFETIRELDKLGAPIDRNEWHMTPQTINAYYNPTMNEIVFPAAILQPPFFNLAADDAVNYGGIGAVIGHELSHGFDDKGSEYDGKGNLRKWWTDSDREEFERRTAGLVDQYNAFEPIEGNTVNGELTLGENIGDLGGLSVAYHAYQLSLDGKPAPFIDGLTGDQRFFLGWGQVWRRLYREPELLKRLITDPHSPSEYRVNGIVRNMDAWYAAFGIKPDDVLYLKPEDRVRIW
- the mgtE gene encoding magnesium transporter; translation: MTTAETEINERPWEELARSIETGDAAIVKAYLDTLPATDQSLALDRLSDENKQAVLAILDPEDAADLVSLLPDVQAIELMEDLLPETAALIIDELPSNLKADLIGEMEQEDATAILNEMEPQAAADCLRLSKYEDDEAGGLMVTELLKYPVVWTGAQVISDLGDHADEYRDYDVQYAYLVDDDDRLVGVLRMRDLLLSKRGTPLAENMISNPLSVFDTTSIEDLIDLFDRHHFFGVPVVTQEHRLIGVVHRASVEEARAEQHDSDFLKTQGIVGGEEIRSMPLLVRSRRRLAWLSVNIVLNMVAASVIAVYQDTLSSVIALAVFLPIISDMSGCSGNQAVAVSLRELSLGLVRETEWRRVWLKEVSVGIINGIALGLLIALVSYVWKGNAYLGFVVGLALCLNTMVAVSIGGLVPLVLKRFKVDPAIAAGPILTTVTDMCGFFLVLSIASALLDKLQ
- a CDS encoding DUF4974 domain-containing protein, whose product is MAIRLVTSLVGSLFFCGTLLAQVSDPFGGAPGSDPFGGGAEAAKPTVRTTKVTGKTTEGLTAEQSIRKKLSLVGEGAFVDKPLREAVAELSQAYDVPILVDVRSLEEIGLSATEPVNLSLTGVSLRSFLTLMLRDLELTYMIKNEILIVTTIEAAEMDLIARVYPIPDSIIGNAEQLVEAIHGAVVPDTWDLLGGPSTITVVGQVLVVSSIEAVHEQVVDLIQQIDAVTIAQNPNHPNLE
- a CDS encoding sulfatase family protein — encoded protein: MFVQKPVSSDDDRPNIVFIITDQQRYDTIAALGFPHVETPNLDRLVREGVSFDQCHVTAASCAAARASLFKGYYPHTTGILKNADAWRRSWVERLNEAGYFCTNVGKMHSWPFQTELGFHERYVVENKDRYLEGRYFFDEWDKALRYRGLVKQQREFYRRREDYASCLGAFDWELPDDTHPDMFVGDMATWWIESKPMTRPLFLQIGFPGPHPPYDPIPRYAKPYLEKALPMLGVTRDELDSQPAALKELRQHNQVVDHDSIIMDLNPTDDQRHRQRAYYLANVTMIDEKVGQIMSALESKGYLENTIVIFTSDHGDCLTDHGHSQKWTMYDQITRVPMIVWSPSRFGAGRRIGPLVQQMDIGPTILQWAGVEVPADWEAQSLAAAFDPAADFAGRPFVYCEQAGDAVLTGATFMSMVRDRTHKLVHFLDQPDGQLFDLVSDPDEVVNMWDDSAAGADKERLLAELLQWRIRSGVHTKDWCQDWR